In the genome of Macrobrachium nipponense isolate FS-2020 chromosome 42, ASM1510439v2, whole genome shotgun sequence, one region contains:
- the LOC135213448 gene encoding uncharacterized protein LOC135213448 yields MNHFLIDLNRSCQCTTQIQDGGNITTATLTVAVTGADDGTTVTCTGVNPALSKEEEPLSDRRKLTVFCECKRRAHRGAHPRETSGGRQHQGGGRRLLRVPRQIEPQGLTASSGTIMVRKSGRG; encoded by the exons ATGAACCATTTCCTAATAGACCTCAACCGCTCCTGTCAATGCACGACACAGATACAAGACGGCGGCAACATCACGACAGCCACTTTGACCGTCGCTGTGACGGGAGCAGACGACGGGACGACTGTCACCTGCACAGGTGTGAATCCCGCCCTCTCCAAAGAGGAGGAGCCTCTGTCAGACAGGAGAAAGCTCACTGTCTTCTGTGAGTGCAAGAG ACGAGCCCATCGTGGAGCTCACCCTCGGGAGACCTCTGGAGGCCGACAACatcaaggaggaggacgacgTCTGCTTCGAGTGCCACGTCAAATCGAACCCCAGGGTCTCACCGCATCGAGTGGTACCATAAT GGTGAGAAAATCGGGCAGAGGGTGA